A genomic window from Brassica oleracea var. oleracea cultivar TO1000 chromosome C8, BOL, whole genome shotgun sequence includes:
- the LOC106312610 gene encoding basic leucine zipper 61-like, whose protein sequence is MAQLPPKIPTMTTTTTPHWPDFSSQKLPSIAATAAATVATAGQQNPTWMDEFLDFSSTRRGTHRRSISDSIAFLEAPSSGVGNHHFDRFDDEQFMSMFNDDVHQNHHNNNHNNHHGSVNGNVGHTRSSSNTSTPSDPNSLSEEDNKEQPPSDNNLMDTTDNNNVAGNNYNESDEVQSQCKTEPQDGAPSSANQNSGGSSGNRINDPKRVKRILANRQSAQRSRVRKLQYISELERSVTSLQTEVSVLSPRVAFLDHQRLLLNVDNSAIKQRIAALAQDKIFKDAHQEALRREIERLRQVYHQQSLKKMENNVSDQSPADIKPSVEKKQLNA, encoded by the exons ATGGCACAACTCCCTCCAAAAATCCCAACCATGACGACCACAACGACGCCGCATTGGCCTGACTTTTCCTCTCAGAAACTCCCTTCCATCGCCGCAACTGCCGCCGCAACAGTAGCAACCGCGGGACAACAAAACCCTACGTGGATGGATGAGTTTCTCGACTTCTCATCGACTCGTCGTGGGACACACCGCCGTTCAATAAGCGACTCCATCGCTTTCCTCGAAGCTCCTTCCTCCGGCGTTGGGAACCACCACTTCGACAGGTTTGACGACGAGCAATTCATGTCTATGTTCAACGACGACGTGCACCAAAACCACCACAACAACAATCACAATAACCACCATGGCAGCGTCAACGGCAATGTTGGTCACACGCGTTCTTCTTCCAACACCTCTACACCGTCGGATCCCAACAGCCTAAGCGAGGAGGACAACAAAGAACAACCACCGTCCGATAATAATCTCATGGACACCACAGACAATAACAACGTCGCCGGTAACAATTATAATGAATCAGATGAGGTTCAAAGCCAATGCAAAACGGAGCCACAGGACGGTGCTCCGTCGTCGGCGAATCAAAACTCCGGCGGAAGCTCAGGCAATCGGATTAACGATCCCAAAAGAGTTAAAAG GATTTTAGCAAATAGGCAATCAGCACAAAGATCAAGGGTGAGAAAACTTCAATACATATCAGAGCTCGAACGGAGCGTTACTTCATTGCAG ACGGAAGTGTCAGTGTTATCGCCAAGAGTTGCGTTTTTGGATCACCAGCGATTGCTTCTCAACGTTGACAATAGCGCTATCAAGCAACGTATCGCCGCTTTAGCACAAGACAAGATTTTCAAAGACG CTCACCAAGAAGCATTGAGGAGAGAAATAGAGAGACTTCGACAAGTATATCATCAACAGAGCCTCAAGAAGATGGAGAATAATGTCTCCGATCAATCTCCGGCTGATATCAAACCGTCCGTTGAGAAAAAACAGCTCAATGCCTAA
- the LOC106310256 gene encoding zinc finger protein GIS yields MDERNAERETKDFMNVESFSQLPFFRRPPSKDKNPKPIRLFGKDFTIGEYSGTTSQQDHSETKQKEDEEVEDDQTGDNGKDNSTSNNNRRFECHYCFRNFPTSQALGGHQNAHKRERQLAKRGASSYFHHPDTNLYGYRHYPSWSSTSLPAARFYGGHITGPGPSSSYHTRPINGSPLGLWRSSSSVRGVYNPNAVFTSHVSSDNSILSSLAGSQPHPPLQVGGSAAQNRMSSYRYGLSPNVQDHVSLDLNL; encoded by the coding sequence ATGGACGAAAGAAATGCAGAAAGAGAAACTAAAGATTTCATGAACGTTGAATCTTTCTCTCAGCTTCCTTTCTTCCGTCGTCCTCCCTCCAAAGATAAGAACCCTAAACCCATTCGTCTCTTCGGCAAAGATTTCACCATTGGAGAATACTCCGGTACCACCAGTCAACAAGACCACTCCGAGACCAAACAAAAAGAAGATGAAGAAGTAGAAGACGACCAAACTGGAGATAACGGTAAGGACAATAGCACAAGCAACAACAACAGGAGATTCGAGTGTCACTATTGTTTTAGAAACTTCCCTACTTCACAAGCCTTAGGTGGACACCAAAACGCTCACAAAAGAGAACGCCAGCTCGCCAAACGCGGTGCGTCCTCTTATTTTCACCATCCCGACACTAATCTATATGGCTACCGTCACTACCCGTCGTGGAGCAGCACATCTTTACCGGCCGCTAGGTTCTATGGAGGACACATTACAGGTCCAGGACCGTCCTCCTCCTATCACACACGGCCGATCAATGGGAGTCCATTAGGACTATGGCGTTCATCTTCCAGCGTTAGAGGCGTTTATAACCCAAACGCTGTGTTTACTAGTCATGTCTCTTCTGATAACTCAATTTTATCATCCTTGGCTGGTTCTCAGCCGCATCCACCGTTACAAGTGGGTGGCTCCGCAGCTCAGAACCGCATGTCCTCATACCGGTACGGTTTGAGTCCTAATGTGCAAGATCATGTGAGTCTTGATCTTAATCTTTAA